The Corynebacterium suranareeae genome window below encodes:
- a CDS encoding ATP-binding cassette domain-containing protein gives MALTQIVGPSGSGLTRELEKRYRETPGAVMLTADPRAHITYLRATVAEELAFGLEQRGIAPAQMWERVRKIGLGLERLLDRAPTQLSGGQTRRLAIGTVAILEAPTMLLDDPFSGLDTSSRAQLITMLESYEGDVIVAAHKPWLDAPTVYLGDLEELSLPGRVEFSGTSRTFSAITGTRGQQRRRWWQFNEPQPQFQIGPLDITVCTGQVLWLKGPNGSGKSTLLRSLANEPGTELMLQNAADQVIDATVAQWVPGSESEEHPLDLSQRELRLAQCDAALGSNPEVLLADEPDVGLDIGGRNAIHQRFADFLGNGGALILTCHDETFVTEVAEYSKVRELGI, from the coding sequence GTGGCTCTAACGCAAATCGTCGGCCCATCCGGCTCCGGGCTCACGCGCGAACTGGAAAAACGCTATCGGGAAACGCCCGGCGCAGTGATGCTGACTGCCGATCCACGCGCGCACATCACCTACCTTCGCGCGACCGTCGCCGAAGAACTGGCTTTCGGGCTGGAACAACGCGGCATCGCACCTGCGCAGATGTGGGAACGGGTCCGAAAAATCGGGCTCGGCCTGGAACGCCTGCTCGACCGCGCGCCCACGCAACTATCCGGCGGGCAAACACGGCGGCTGGCGATCGGCACCGTCGCCATTTTAGAGGCTCCAACGATGCTTCTCGACGACCCCTTCTCCGGTCTTGATACCTCCTCGCGAGCCCAACTCATCACAATGTTGGAATCATATGAGGGCGATGTCATTGTTGCTGCGCACAAACCATGGCTGGATGCGCCGACTGTGTATTTAGGGGATTTGGAGGAGCTATCCTTGCCGGGGCGCGTGGAATTTTCCGGCACTTCGCGAACGTTTTCAGCAATCACAGGAACCCGCGGACAACAGCGCCGACGCTGGTGGCAATTCAACGAACCCCAACCACAATTTCAAATCGGTCCCTTGGATATCACTGTCTGTACAGGTCAAGTGCTGTGGCTGAAAGGCCCCAACGGCTCTGGAAAATCCACACTTCTGCGAAGCCTAGCCAATGAACCCGGCACCGAATTGATGTTGCAAAATGCGGCCGACCAGGTGATTGATGCAACCGTGGCGCAGTGGGTACCGGGAAGTGAAAGTGAAGAACACCCGCTGGATTTATCGCAACGTGAACTCCGCCTTGCCCAATGCGATGCAGCTCTGGGGAGTAACCCGGAGGTGTTGCTTGCCGATGAACCCGACGTTGGCCTTGATATCGGTGGCCGAAACGCCATCCACCAGCGCTTTGCTGATTTCTTAGGTAATGGGGGAGCGCTGATCCTGACCTGCCATGACGAAACCTTCGTGACAGAAGTAGCTGAATATTCAAAGGTTCGAGAATTGGGGATTTAA
- a CDS encoding energy-coupling factor transporter transmembrane component T family protein → MNPLTWIIGAFSMWIVVLGVNRLGLSLAVVIIAQVIAMIRVRNVSVLASTALLSIPVLASMALIHMPYSSDGWLIALTLTARFSALMSIFLLAATAITIPELVKSLYRWPKLAYIVGSALQMIPQGKQTLAMVRDANALRGRSIKGPVRAVKYVGLPLITHLLSAGAARAIPLEVAGLDKPGPRTVLVEVVEGRVEKHCRWLLPLLAIGVAWWL, encoded by the coding sequence ATGAATCCGTTGACATGGATCATTGGCGCATTCAGCATGTGGATTGTGGTGCTGGGTGTTAATCGGCTTGGCTTAAGTCTGGCTGTGGTGATCATCGCACAGGTCATAGCGATGATTCGGGTGCGCAATGTATCTGTGTTGGCTTCAACGGCATTGTTGTCTATTCCCGTGCTGGCATCGATGGCGCTGATTCACATGCCGTATTCTTCCGACGGCTGGTTGATTGCTCTTACCTTGACGGCTCGTTTTAGTGCATTGATGTCCATTTTCCTCCTTGCGGCAACAGCGATTACTATTCCTGAGCTGGTGAAATCCCTGTATCGCTGGCCCAAGCTTGCCTATATCGTCGGCTCTGCATTGCAGATGATTCCGCAGGGCAAACAGACCTTGGCGATGGTCCGCGATGCCAACGCTTTGCGCGGGCGCAGCATCAAAGGTCCCGTGCGCGCGGTAAAGTATGTGGGTTTGCCACTGATCACACATTTACTTAGTGCCGGTGCCGCACGTGCGATTCCTTTGGAGGTTGCAGGGCTGGACAAGCCGGGGCCGCGGACGGTGTTGGTTGAGGTGGTGGAGGGGCGCGTCGAAAAGCATTGTCGCTGGTTGCTGCCCCTTTTAGCGATTGGGGTGGCCTGGTGGCTCTAA
- a CDS encoding glycosyl transferase family 9, translating to MSRLSQISVVVGAVLIAATWLYLVLVRPTDWESVGGSTEALITLVGYVAGTIALLVGVLPTLPARTIAIIPVALVLNILLGQVTGSFVIPLYLDAVGTVLVAALAGPSAGLATGALSSVVWALFNPLALPFAAGSALTGWLTGMVIKKGAFKNIFITIISGAVIGLITGAVAAPVAAFVYGGTAGVGTGAVVSLFREMGNSLLASVTWQSFISDPLDKAIVMVIVFVVVKSLPKRTTRALAPKGISEATA from the coding sequence ATGTCACGCTTGTCTCAAATATCGGTTGTAGTAGGTGCTGTTCTTATTGCTGCAACCTGGCTGTATTTGGTGTTGGTTAGGCCTACTGATTGGGAATCAGTGGGTGGTTCCACTGAAGCTTTGATCACGCTGGTGGGTTATGTTGCCGGCACAATCGCATTGTTGGTTGGTGTGTTACCTACGCTTCCAGCCAGGACCATTGCGATTATTCCGGTGGCTTTGGTGCTTAATATTTTGTTGGGCCAGGTCACTGGTTCTTTTGTCATTCCGTTGTACTTGGATGCGGTGGGTACCGTGTTGGTGGCAGCTTTGGCTGGTCCTAGTGCTGGTTTGGCAACAGGTGCGTTGAGTTCTGTGGTGTGGGCGTTGTTCAATCCGCTGGCGTTGCCGTTTGCTGCAGGTTCCGCGCTGACTGGTTGGTTGACCGGCATGGTGATTAAAAAGGGTGCGTTTAAAAACATCTTTATCACCATCATCTCCGGTGCTGTTATTGGTTTGATCACAGGTGCGGTGGCTGCTCCGGTTGCGGCGTTTGTGTATGGCGGAACCGCAGGTGTGGGAACTGGCGCGGTGGTCAGTCTCTTCCGTGAGATGGGTAATTCTTTGCTCGCATCGGTAACCTGGCAGTCGTTTATTTCAGATCCTTTGGATAAGGCAATTGTCATGGTCATTGTTTTTGTGGTGGTGAAGTCGTTGCCTAAGCGCACGACCAGGGCATTGGCTCCAAAGGGGATTTCGGAGGCAACGGCCTAA
- a CDS encoding NADPH-dependent oxidoreductase: MPTPEELLAARYGQPATWTPPQWNETLDVIHQHRSVRRWLDKPVDDDTIRTIISAAQSAGTSSNKQIISVIVVKDPESKKALAKITRQMFDHVEQVPAILIWLIDYSRTSAVAAREDLPTGALNYLDEAALGFLDAGIAAQNAAIAAESLGLGTLYLGSVRNDAEAVQKLLGLPPEIVPVVGLEIGHADPSEPAGIKPRLPQEAIVHWDTYTEKSLELIDSYDHALDTYYSRYGQHQLWSKQTAHRAASKSITKTNRQFLRRVLERAGFGLR; the protein is encoded by the coding sequence ATGCCCACACCTGAAGAACTTTTAGCAGCTCGCTACGGACAACCCGCAACATGGACACCGCCGCAGTGGAATGAAACCCTCGATGTTATCCACCAACACCGCTCGGTGCGCAGGTGGCTGGATAAACCGGTTGATGATGACACCATCCGCACCATCATTTCCGCAGCACAATCAGCTGGAACCTCCTCCAATAAGCAGATTATTTCAGTCATCGTGGTCAAAGATCCTGAGTCTAAGAAAGCACTTGCCAAGATCACTCGACAGATGTTTGACCACGTTGAGCAGGTCCCAGCGATTCTGATTTGGCTGATTGACTATTCCCGAACCAGTGCAGTGGCAGCCAGAGAAGATCTCCCAACAGGTGCTCTTAATTATTTAGATGAGGCCGCGTTGGGTTTCCTTGATGCCGGAATCGCAGCTCAAAACGCTGCAATTGCTGCGGAGTCACTTGGATTGGGAACTTTATATTTAGGATCTGTGCGCAACGATGCGGAAGCCGTGCAGAAATTGCTTGGCCTTCCACCTGAGATCGTGCCTGTCGTGGGCCTGGAAATTGGGCACGCGGACCCGTCTGAACCTGCCGGAATTAAACCTCGACTGCCACAAGAAGCCATTGTTCACTGGGATACCTACACCGAGAAAAGCCTCGAACTTATCGATTCCTACGACCACGCCCTCGACACCTACTATTCTCGCTACGGCCAGCACCAGCTCTGGTCGAAGCAGACGGCGCATAGGGCGGCATCGAAAAGCATTACAAAAACCAACAGGCAGTTCCTTAGGCGCGTGCTTGAGCGCGCCGGGTTTGGGCTGAGGTAA
- a CDS encoding nucleoside hydrolase, with amino-acid sequence MIPVLIDCDTGIDDALALIYLAALHERGEIQLFGATTTAGNVDVKQTAINTRWVLDQCGLTDIPVLAGEPEPKRVPLVTTPETHGDHGLGYINPGHVEIPQGDWKQLWKEHLSNPETKLIVTGPATNLAEFGPVENVTLMGGTYLYPGNTTPTAEWNTWVDPHGAKEAFAAAQKPITVCSLGVTEQFTLNPDGLSALINTLGGQPIAEHLPEMLRFYFEFHEAQGEGYLAQIHDLLTCMIALDTIPFSGREATVDVEADSPLMRGTTVADIRGHWGKPANAFLVDSVDIEAAHAELLRAVRL; translated from the coding sequence ATGATTCCTGTTCTCATCGACTGCGACACCGGCATCGACGACGCCCTCGCCCTGATCTACCTGGCTGCTTTGCATGAACGTGGTGAAATCCAACTTTTTGGAGCAACGACCACCGCAGGAAATGTTGATGTGAAACAAACCGCCATCAATACCAGGTGGGTGTTGGATCAGTGTGGATTGACTGACATTCCGGTCCTCGCAGGGGAACCTGAACCAAAGCGCGTGCCGCTAGTGACTACTCCCGAAACACACGGCGACCATGGCCTTGGTTATATAAACCCAGGTCACGTCGAAATTCCCCAGGGTGACTGGAAGCAGCTGTGGAAAGAACACCTCAGCAACCCAGAAACTAAGCTGATTGTCACCGGCCCTGCCACCAACCTCGCGGAATTTGGACCAGTGGAAAACGTCACGCTGATGGGCGGCACCTACCTTTATCCGGGCAACACCACTCCAACGGCAGAATGGAATACTTGGGTTGATCCACATGGGGCTAAAGAAGCATTCGCGGCAGCCCAAAAGCCCATTACGGTGTGTTCCTTGGGCGTGACCGAGCAGTTTACGCTCAACCCGGATGGCCTTTCTGCACTTATCAACACGCTTGGCGGCCAACCTATCGCAGAGCATTTACCTGAGATGTTGCGCTTTTACTTTGAATTCCACGAAGCGCAGGGCGAAGGCTACCTCGCTCAAATCCATGATCTTCTAACCTGCATGATTGCCTTGGATACGATCCCATTTTCAGGCCGGGAAGCGACCGTGGATGTGGAAGCTGATTCGCCCTTGATGCGTGGCACAACCGTTGCGGATATTCGTGGACATTGGGGCAAGCCGGCAAATGCATTCCTTGTAGATTCGGTAGATATCGAGGCTGCGCATGCAGAACTTCTTAGAGCTGTTCGATTGTGA
- a CDS encoding SPFH domain-containing protein, giving the protein MSTIEERTPGAVATEPVGHEGARVSINEKKVWSLGAGPAAFALLAMIVLMIASGVFFAQSINTLENDGGGALAVTGLIASIVVFTFALVVTITSVKVVSPGHTLTVQFFGRYIGTLRRTGLSFVPPLSVSKKVSVRVRNFETNEAKVNDYNGNPINIAAIIVWQVADTAQASFSVEDFEEFLHQQAESALRHVATQHPYDSPVDGRVSLRGATDEVSEELADEVAQRAAVAGLEIVEARISSLSYAPEIAQAMLQRQQASAIVDAREKIVEGAVTMVETALDQLEQREIVDLDPERRAAMVSNLLVVLCSDTNAQPMVNAGSLYQ; this is encoded by the coding sequence ATGAGCACCATAGAAGAGCGCACTCCTGGAGCTGTCGCCACAGAACCAGTTGGACACGAGGGCGCACGCGTCAGTATTAATGAGAAGAAAGTGTGGTCTTTGGGCGCAGGTCCAGCAGCTTTCGCACTGCTCGCAATGATTGTGCTCATGATTGCCAGTGGAGTTTTCTTCGCTCAATCCATCAACACTTTAGAAAACGATGGCGGTGGAGCACTTGCGGTTACGGGACTGATTGCCAGCATCGTCGTTTTCACTTTTGCATTGGTGGTCACCATAACGTCTGTGAAGGTCGTAAGCCCTGGACATACTCTGACTGTTCAATTCTTTGGACGATACATCGGAACCCTGCGCCGGACTGGATTGTCCTTTGTTCCTCCATTGTCTGTGTCAAAGAAAGTGTCCGTGAGGGTCCGCAACTTTGAAACCAACGAAGCCAAAGTTAATGACTACAACGGCAACCCCATCAACATTGCAGCGATTATCGTGTGGCAGGTAGCCGATACCGCGCAGGCCAGCTTCTCTGTGGAGGATTTCGAAGAGTTCCTACACCAGCAGGCCGAGTCCGCACTTCGTCACGTGGCAACTCAGCATCCTTATGATTCCCCAGTTGATGGCCGTGTTTCCTTGCGTGGCGCCACCGATGAGGTCAGTGAAGAACTCGCAGATGAGGTGGCACAACGTGCAGCTGTTGCAGGTCTTGAAATCGTCGAAGCCCGCATCTCTTCTTTGAGTTACGCACCGGAAATTGCCCAGGCGATGCTGCAGCGCCAGCAGGCTTCCGCGATTGTTGATGCCCGCGAAAAGATCGTCGAGGGCGCTGTCACCATGGTGGAAACCGCACTTGACCAGCTTGAACAACGTGAAATCGTGGATTTGGATCCAGAGCGACGCGCCGCGATGGTCTCTAACCTCCTCGTTGTGTTGTGCTCTGACACCAACGCCCAACCGATGGTCAACGCCGGTAGCCTCTACCAATAA
- a CDS encoding DNA-3-methyladenine glycosylase I — translation MSALVVGEDGLSRPSWAAQDPLMRDYYDTEWGMPIRDEQGLFERISLEAFQSGLSWATILRKRENFRAAFSQFNPELVAKFTDADIERLLNDAGIVRNKRKILATINNAKATLQLREKGGLVDFVWSFKPAKTPQPETLEEIPTQSPESVALSKALKKEGFSFVGPTTMFALMEAVGIVDTHLVGSHRRGSSGVWL, via the coding sequence ATGAGCGCGTTAGTTGTCGGCGAGGACGGCCTCAGCCGCCCGAGTTGGGCTGCACAAGATCCCCTAATGCGCGATTATTACGACACCGAGTGGGGAATGCCGATTCGCGATGAACAGGGATTATTCGAAAGAATCAGCCTGGAAGCTTTTCAATCCGGACTGTCCTGGGCAACCATCTTGCGCAAGCGGGAGAATTTCCGCGCAGCGTTCTCTCAGTTCAATCCAGAATTAGTCGCAAAATTCACCGACGCTGACATCGAACGCCTGTTAAATGACGCCGGCATTGTGCGCAACAAACGTAAAATTTTGGCCACCATCAACAATGCCAAAGCCACCCTTCAATTGCGTGAGAAGGGTGGCTTGGTGGATTTCGTGTGGAGTTTCAAACCTGCCAAAACCCCACAACCGGAAACCCTGGAGGAAATTCCGACTCAATCGCCGGAATCAGTTGCGCTCTCAAAAGCGCTGAAGAAGGAAGGTTTTTCCTTCGTTGGTCCCACCACGATGTTTGCCCTCATGGAGGCGGTAGGGATCGTCGATACCCATTTGGTAGGCAGCCATCGCCGTGGAAGTTCTGGGGTGTGGCTTTAG
- a CDS encoding globin domain-containing protein — protein sequence MIVSTQPITDRSALSAEHAEVIKATLPLVGSKINEITPIFYKKMFAAHPELIANTFNRGNQKQGDQQKALAASIATFATMLVNPDAPDPVQLLSRIGHKHVSLGITADQYDIVHEHLFAAIVEVLGADTVTPPVAEAWDAVYWIMANVLIGFENSLYASNDLEPGDVFREVTVTAKKQISATVWEYTLQGELVSPEPGQYTSIGVKLDDGARQLRQYSLLGGSETEYRIAVEDNGEVSGFLRDRVSVGDKIEATIAAGDLVLNKDTNPVVLISQGIGSTPMVGMLAGMNPERDVVVLHADQSESTYAQVEEVQGLVEKLPKAAFEIFYRDNDQWLEVAGRIPSGASVYLCGGVEFLKNVRGQIEALEEQPRDVNFELFSPNDWLIS from the coding sequence GTGATCGTTTCCACTCAGCCCATTACTGATCGCAGCGCACTCTCTGCAGAGCACGCAGAAGTCATCAAAGCAACACTTCCTTTGGTCGGCAGCAAGATTAATGAAATCACCCCGATCTTCTACAAGAAAATGTTCGCTGCACATCCAGAGTTGATTGCTAACACTTTCAACCGTGGCAACCAGAAGCAGGGCGATCAGCAAAAGGCTCTGGCAGCATCCATTGCAACTTTTGCCACCATGTTGGTCAATCCAGATGCTCCGGACCCAGTGCAGTTGCTGTCCCGCATTGGCCACAAGCACGTTTCGCTTGGCATCACCGCTGATCAGTACGACATTGTCCACGAGCACCTGTTCGCAGCAATCGTTGAGGTCCTCGGTGCGGACACTGTCACCCCACCAGTTGCAGAAGCCTGGGATGCTGTCTACTGGATTATGGCAAATGTCCTGATCGGTTTCGAAAACAGCCTCTACGCTTCCAACGATCTCGAGCCAGGCGACGTCTTCCGCGAGGTCACTGTCACTGCAAAGAAGCAGATCAGCGCAACCGTGTGGGAGTACACCCTGCAGGGCGAGCTGGTTTCCCCAGAGCCCGGCCAGTACACCTCCATCGGAGTTAAGCTTGACGACGGCGCCCGCCAGCTGCGCCAGTACAGCTTGCTCGGCGGCTCCGAGACCGAATACCGCATTGCGGTTGAGGATAACGGCGAGGTGTCCGGCTTCCTGCGTGATCGCGTATCCGTTGGTGACAAGATTGAAGCCACCATCGCTGCTGGTGACCTGGTTCTTAACAAGGACACTAACCCAGTTGTGTTGATTTCTCAGGGCATTGGCTCCACCCCAATGGTGGGCATGCTTGCTGGAATGAATCCAGAACGTGACGTTGTGGTGCTGCACGCAGACCAGTCCGAGTCCACCTACGCGCAGGTGGAGGAAGTGCAGGGGCTCGTCGAAAAGCTGCCGAAGGCTGCATTTGAAATCTTCTACCGCGATAATGACCAGTGGCTCGAGGTCGCTGGGCGCATTCCATCAGGTGCATCGGTGTACCTGTGTGGTGGCGTGGAGTTTTTGAAGAATGTCCGTGGCCAGATCGAAGCGTTGGAAGAGCAGCCACGCGATGTGAACTTCGAGCTGTTCTCACCAAACGACTGGCTGATTTCCTAA
- a CDS encoding DUF1707 SHOCT-like domain-containing protein: MGEQFPGDKNIRVSDTERSAALAALGQFYAEGRLTMTETDDRCEAVADAKTRGDLNAIFTDLPNQEIVVVDRPEQTYTATEVSELHRKGARPRAGILGLTTVISITGTAALASSTALAPILLALIPIVFILLYVMKVGPTSWYAPTPRQLQRRRMAELREKEKLRDMELKAQRKERTHALTTRALDAAETAFNAKPWKRDK, encoded by the coding sequence ATGGGCGAACAATTTCCAGGCGATAAAAACATCAGAGTCAGCGACACAGAAAGATCAGCAGCACTAGCAGCACTCGGTCAGTTCTACGCAGAAGGCCGACTCACCATGACAGAAACCGACGATCGCTGCGAAGCCGTCGCCGACGCCAAAACCCGCGGTGACCTCAATGCCATTTTCACTGATCTCCCCAACCAGGAAATCGTCGTCGTTGACCGCCCGGAACAAACCTACACAGCTACTGAAGTCTCCGAACTTCACCGAAAAGGCGCACGCCCACGCGCCGGCATCCTCGGTTTAACCACCGTTATCTCAATTACTGGAACCGCAGCCCTAGCCAGCTCAACAGCCCTGGCACCAATACTTTTAGCTCTAATCCCAATTGTGTTCATCCTGCTCTACGTCATGAAAGTAGGGCCAACCTCTTGGTATGCGCCCACACCGCGTCAACTCCAACGACGACGCATGGCGGAACTGCGTGAAAAAGAAAAACTCCGTGATATGGAACTAAAAGCGCAACGTAAAGAACGCACCCATGCGCTCACCACCAGAGCACTTGATGCTGCCGAAACAGCCTTCAACGCAAAACCCTGGAAGCGGGATAAATAG
- a CDS encoding NADPH-dependent F420 reductase — protein MQDRLNNKQSKAESFMSQTKPSIAILGAGRVGSSLARSAVAAGYDVKVAGSGAVDKIALTAEILMPGATPCTADRAVKDADIVFLAVPLHKFRSVDPATLEGKVVIDTMNHWVPVNGELEEIDQDPRSTSEIIAEFFAGAKVVKSFNHIGYHEIEQDAGTGRAIAYATDHKDAGGAVAEIIKDLGFVPLNIGALENGRILEPGQAAFGAHLDKDSRLELVNQN, from the coding sequence GTGCAGGATAGGCTAAACAACAAACAATCAAAGGCGGAAAGTTTCATGTCACAGACCAAGCCATCCATTGCCATCCTCGGTGCTGGCCGAGTGGGATCATCACTTGCCAGGTCAGCTGTTGCTGCAGGTTATGACGTGAAGGTTGCTGGTTCAGGTGCTGTAGACAAAATTGCTCTTACCGCAGAAATCCTTATGCCCGGCGCGACTCCTTGCACTGCCGATCGGGCTGTTAAAGATGCAGATATCGTGTTCCTGGCTGTACCTTTACACAAATTCCGAAGTGTTGATCCCGCCACTTTGGAAGGCAAGGTCGTCATCGACACCATGAATCACTGGGTGCCGGTCAATGGCGAGTTGGAAGAAATCGACCAGGATCCGCGCAGTACTTCAGAGATCATCGCAGAGTTTTTCGCAGGGGCTAAAGTGGTGAAGTCCTTCAATCACATTGGTTACCACGAGATTGAACAAGATGCCGGTACTGGACGTGCGATTGCTTACGCCACTGATCATAAGGATGCCGGGGGCGCGGTGGCGGAAATCATCAAGGATTTGGGCTTTGTTCCGCTAAATATTGGTGCCCTGGAAAATGGTCGCATTTTAGAGCCAGGGCAGGCAGCTTTCGGCGCGCATCTTGATAAAGATTCACGCCTTGAGCTGGTTAATCAGAACTAG
- a CDS encoding CAT RNA binding domain-containing protein encodes MKVLRVLNNNVVLAIKDGAEVVLTGWGVGFQKKPGEDVDQGKVTQVFVPENNRDADHMASLLAEVPLEYLDLSTELIASVSAELDSPVGSATVVALADHLQMAVKRNELEPELTSKHNPLSAEVHHLYPEETRLAGEILERTNDWLAEKGISPLPPSEVVAISLHLVNAGFRTEDLAETYVMTGVFEQLFEVIDSSFGITLDRQSVNAARFITHMRYFFVRVHHDGQLNDGMSVLRNSLEISHPDSIACAERLSQILSLRLGAELSSDEQTYLALHVARLAEDRGTSSD; translated from the coding sequence GTGAAAGTGTTGAGAGTGCTCAACAATAATGTTGTGCTCGCCATCAAAGACGGTGCCGAGGTGGTACTGACCGGATGGGGTGTGGGCTTCCAGAAAAAACCTGGTGAAGATGTCGATCAGGGGAAGGTCACACAGGTTTTCGTTCCAGAAAATAACCGCGACGCTGATCATATGGCCAGCCTGCTGGCGGAAGTACCGTTGGAGTACCTAGACCTGTCCACTGAACTGATTGCGTCGGTATCAGCTGAACTTGATTCCCCAGTGGGAAGTGCCACGGTTGTAGCTTTGGCAGATCACCTGCAAATGGCGGTGAAACGCAATGAATTAGAGCCGGAACTTACCTCAAAGCACAACCCCTTAAGTGCTGAAGTTCATCACCTCTACCCTGAAGAAACCAGGCTTGCCGGAGAGATCTTAGAACGCACCAATGACTGGCTGGCGGAAAAAGGGATTAGCCCACTCCCTCCGTCTGAAGTTGTAGCGATCTCATTGCACCTGGTTAACGCAGGTTTCAGGACAGAAGACTTAGCTGAAACCTATGTGATGACCGGTGTTTTTGAGCAACTTTTTGAAGTGATCGACTCCTCTTTTGGCATCACCCTTGACCGCCAATCAGTCAACGCCGCCCGCTTTATCACGCACATGCGGTACTTCTTTGTTCGAGTCCACCACGACGGCCAACTCAACGACGGCATGTCCGTGCTGCGCAACAGTTTGGAGATCTCACATCCCGATTCCATCGCATGCGCTGAACGGCTAAGCCAAATCCTGAGCCTCCGGTTGGGTGCAGAGCTGTCCTCAGACGAACAAACCTACCTCGCACTCCACGTAGCAAGGTTGGCAGAAGATCGGGGAACTAGTTCTGATTAA
- a CDS encoding glycoside hydrolase family 1 protein — MTSFPQGFLWGGATAANQIEGAYNEGGKGLSIQDVMPGGAIKPSTQGPTDDNLKLKAIDFYNNYVEDIALFAEMGFKTFRFSIAWSRIFPNGDEQEPNEEGLAFYDRVLDELEKHGIEPLVTLSHYETPLGLARQYGGWRSRELIDFFAHYARTVFNRYKGRIRYWLTFNEINAVLAMPFTAGGIEVPRSELSESELYQAVHHELVASALATKIAHEIDPQNQIGCMIIAVPRYGITPDPRDQLTAQQKSHEDYAFGDIHVRGEYPGYLLREFREKGITIDITDEDREILKNTVDFVSFSYYMSVCEAHDPENYTTGGGNIIGGVVNPTLEASEWGWQVDPIGLRIVLNNYWERWQKPLFIVENGLGAKDVLIDGPSGPTVNDDYRIKYLNDHLVQVGEAIEDGVELLGYTTWGPIDLVSASTAQMSKRYGFIYVDRNDDGSGTLKRYKKKSFDWYREVIATNGESLEA, encoded by the coding sequence ATGACCTCATTCCCACAAGGATTCCTCTGGGGTGGCGCGACCGCCGCAAACCAGATCGAAGGCGCATACAACGAAGGCGGCAAAGGCTTATCCATCCAAGATGTCATGCCAGGTGGTGCAATTAAACCATCAACGCAAGGCCCAACTGACGATAATCTCAAGCTCAAGGCCATTGATTTCTACAACAACTACGTTGAAGACATCGCGCTTTTTGCAGAGATGGGCTTTAAAACCTTCCGCTTCTCCATCGCATGGTCCAGGATTTTCCCCAACGGTGATGAACAGGAACCAAATGAAGAAGGCCTGGCATTTTATGACCGCGTGCTCGATGAACTAGAAAAACACGGCATTGAACCACTGGTCACGCTTAGCCATTATGAAACTCCACTGGGGTTGGCTCGCCAATACGGTGGATGGCGCAGCCGCGAGCTCATTGATTTCTTCGCACATTATGCGCGCACAGTATTTAACCGCTACAAGGGGCGCATCCGCTACTGGCTAACCTTCAATGAGATCAATGCGGTTCTTGCCATGCCATTTACCGCAGGTGGAATTGAAGTACCTCGCTCTGAGCTGAGTGAATCTGAGCTCTACCAGGCCGTTCACCACGAATTGGTGGCGAGTGCCTTGGCAACCAAAATTGCGCATGAGATCGATCCACAAAACCAGATCGGCTGCATGATCATCGCGGTTCCTCGTTATGGAATTACCCCGGACCCACGCGATCAGCTCACCGCGCAGCAGAAATCCCACGAAGATTACGCATTCGGTGATATCCACGTCCGCGGCGAATATCCAGGTTATTTGCTGCGTGAATTCCGCGAGAAGGGCATCACCATCGACATCACGGATGAAGACCGCGAGATCCTAAAAAACACCGTCGATTTCGTTTCCTTCTCCTATTACATGTCCGTGTGCGAAGCTCACGATCCGGAAAACTACACAACCGGTGGCGGCAACATTATCGGCGGAGTGGTCAACCCCACCCTCGAGGCGTCCGAATGGGGTTGGCAAGTTGACCCAATCGGCCTGCGCATCGTGTTAAACAACTATTGGGAGCGCTGGCAGAAACCACTGTTCATCGTCGAAAACGGACTAGGAGCAAAGGACGTGCTTATCGACGGACCCTCCGGCCCAACAGTAAACGACGACTACCGCATCAAATACCTCAACGATCACCTCGTGCAGGTTGGCGAAGCAATCGAAGACGGTGTTGAACTTCTGGGTTACACCACCTGGGGTCCGATCGATTTGGTCTCTGCATCCACAGCACAGATGTCCAAGCGTTATGGTTTCATTTATGTAGACCGCAACGATGATGGCTCAGGTACCTTGAAGCGCTACAAGAAGAAGTCCTTTGATTGGTACCGCGAAGTCATCGCCACCAATGGCGAAAGTCTGGAAGCCTAA